From a region of the Salvelinus alpinus chromosome 2, SLU_Salpinus.1, whole genome shotgun sequence genome:
- the LOC139568242 gene encoding NADH dehydrogenase [ubiquinone] 1 beta subcomplex subunit 7-like encodes MGAHLARRYITETETEPDPAKPFGFDPEFGFDERKEREMVASQAQMNLAQVPVLQRDYCAHHLIKLMKCKRDNWPNFLACKHERHDWDYCEHQDYVMRMKEYERERRLQMRKKRVEEAQAA; translated from the exons ATGGGAGCTCACCTCGCGCGGCGGTATATCACCGAGACGGAGACCGAGCCTGACCCTGCGAAACCGTTTGGCTTTGACCCCGAATTCGGCTTcgatgagaggaaagagagag AGATGGTGGCCTCCCAGGCCCAGATGAACCTGGCCCAGGTCCCTGTACTCCAGAGGGACTACTGCGCCCACCACCTCATCAAGCTCATGAAGTGTAAGAGGGACAACTGGCCCAACTTCCTGGCCTGTAAACACGAGAGACACGACTGGGACTACTGCGAGCACCAGGA cTACGTGATGCGTATGAAGGAGTATGAGCGGGAGCGACGGCTGCAGATGAGGAAGAAGAGGGTGGAGGAAGCCCAGGCAGCTTGA